The following coding sequences are from one Octopus bimaculoides isolate UCB-OBI-ISO-001 chromosome 3, ASM119413v2, whole genome shotgun sequence window:
- the LOC106867344 gene encoding hairy/enhancer-of-split related with YRPW motif protein 1: protein MKRSLSESEQDDVFDDRLKAGSPSQNCQVTDRKKRRGIIEKRRRDRINNSLSELRRLVPTAFEKQGSAKLEKAEILQMTVDHLKVLHQKGLNGYNYPDQHALALDYRIVGFRECATEVARYLVTVEGMDIQEPLRLRLLSHLQCYCAQREAAAATKTPHWSSVSTHPTINNQYNGSNHMTSVPNMIGTASTQHTGQNEHHLSTISTSHSGLSVATSAVPPSYSEARVSQQTEISTPSSSALHSHMRLATTAPAVASASHQMAASLNTPTQMQQISPSMLPTMPQISQFPVSLNSSMMSPNNHTYGSGNGVGINQHGPSVKPYRPWGTELAY, encoded by the exons ATGAAAAGAAGCCTGAGTGAATCGGAGCAGGATGATGTCTTTGACGACCGACTCAAAGCTGG GTCGCCGTCACAGAATTGCCAGGTCACAGACCGGAAAAAAAGACGCGGG attATCGAGAAACGTCGTCgagatagaataaataacagtcTGTCAGAACTGCGTCGCCTGGTGCCAACAGCCTTTGAAAAACAG GGTTCCGCCAAACTCGAAAAAGCCGAAATTCTACAGATGACAGTCGATCACTTGAAGGTACTTCACCAAAAAG GACTGAACGGTTACAATTATCCTGACCAACATGCTTTAGCTCTCGATTATCGAATCGTCGGTTTCCGCGAATGTGCCACGGAAGTGGCACGTTATTTGGTGACGGTCGAAGGAATGGACATACAAGAACCATTACGATTACGTCTGCTGAGTCACTTGCAATGCTACTGCGCCCAACGAGAAGCGGCGGCGGCCACGAAAACGCCACACTGGTCTTCAGTGAGCACGCACCCCACCATCAACAATCAATACAACGGTTCCAATCACATGACCTCTGTACCGAATATGATTGGTACAGCGTCAACACAACACACAGGGCAAAATGAACACCATTTGTCGACGATCAGTACAAGCCATTCAGGACTTTCAGTGGCGACGAGTGCTGTCCCCCCTTCATACAGCGAAGCCAGGGTCAGCCAACAGACAGAAATATCAACGCCTTCATCGAGTGCGTTGCACAGTCATATGCGACTCGCGACCACAGCGCCTGCCGTGGCATCTGCTTCTCACCAGATGGCAGCATCTTTGAATACGCCCACTCAGATGCAACAAATATCACCGTCCATGCTTCCAACCATGCCTCAGATCAGTCAGTTCCCAGTTTCCTTAAATTCCTCCATGATGTCTCCAAACAATCACACGTACGGCAGTGGAAACGGAGTTGGGATCAACCAACACGGACCTTCAGTAAAGCCATACCGACCGTGGGGTACAGAATTGGCTTATTGA